A stretch of Myxococcus hansupus DNA encodes these proteins:
- a CDS encoding 1-acyl-sn-glycerol-3-phosphate acyltransferase has product METALSPTANQGASLLKDEFGPMGRALGTRYLESVHFPPESETELRNLHAKGFVVHVMRTTAWVNFLYLTWAMVRRAMPPVRAVVNLRPWFTKPWRQTKQRGDFHQRFEHARQSGGSGLVFLRRTALLRPSGKETHEDPFPALVAMARQSERPVYLVPELFVWEKRPARLKPNWVDVVFGSPEAPGFLHSMLAFFRNYKRAQFRVGEPIDLQRFVADNPRDSDELLARKVRSSLHVHLARETRAVFGPPVKPASRVIDETLRDRALRRVVDECAAESGRKPESVLREARRNLEAIAAKPSPTALAFTSPVLEWVFNRIYDGMHVDEAGLHRALKAAGRAPIVLCPSHKSHVDYLVMSWVLWNRGYAVPLVAAGANLSFWPLGTFFRRCGAFFLRRSFKGDKVYAASFKAYVRKLVHDGIHQEFFPEGGRSRTGKLLLPKLGMFTWQVESVLEGARDDLIFVPVAIDYEKVVESSSYSKELAGGEKKPEDIKALLSAPKVLAARYGRIHLGFDEPISLRDFMKARGINPDEPVSDEQKKGLVRALGNRVMYGISKVSTVTPHALVSTALLAHRRRGLTQREMADRINILRRIAVEEGSPQSVEMRNAPSNPETMGPIQDAMRTFIADEMVRTQEARGEVIYQVEEARRPEMSFYKNTLMNLVAARSLVANALLASGSPAPYDTVKERALFLSRLFKVEFIYRVGTTFDSIFAETVERLERMGLVLEENETLRVAPEAHARPDLEFFADMLRDYLEAYLLAAMTLQDVANGAAEDRKSFVKFALETGRAEYHAGRITASESLAKVTLENAVAYLLDQKLLMEADKKLTLGPAAAEPQARTQLVEDLRSYLKRA; this is encoded by the coding sequence TTGGAGACCGCGCTGTCACCGACTGCGAATCAGGGAGCGTCCTTGTTGAAGGACGAATTCGGCCCCATGGGCCGGGCGCTGGGAACGCGCTACCTGGAGAGCGTGCACTTCCCACCGGAGTCCGAGACGGAACTCCGGAACCTGCACGCCAAGGGCTTCGTGGTGCACGTCATGCGCACCACCGCCTGGGTGAACTTCCTCTACCTGACGTGGGCCATGGTGCGCCGGGCGATGCCGCCCGTGCGCGCCGTGGTGAACCTGCGCCCGTGGTTCACCAAACCCTGGCGGCAGACGAAGCAGCGCGGCGACTTCCACCAACGCTTCGAGCACGCGCGGCAGTCGGGCGGCAGCGGACTGGTGTTCCTGCGCCGCACCGCCTTGCTCCGCCCGTCCGGCAAGGAGACGCACGAAGACCCCTTCCCCGCCCTGGTGGCCATGGCGCGCCAGTCCGAGCGGCCGGTGTACCTGGTGCCGGAGCTGTTCGTCTGGGAGAAGCGGCCCGCGCGCCTGAAGCCCAACTGGGTGGACGTGGTGTTTGGAAGCCCCGAGGCACCGGGCTTTCTGCACTCCATGCTCGCCTTCTTCCGCAACTACAAGCGCGCGCAGTTCCGCGTGGGCGAGCCCATCGACCTGCAGCGCTTCGTCGCGGACAATCCGCGTGACTCGGACGAGCTGCTGGCCCGCAAGGTGCGCAGCAGCCTCCACGTCCACCTCGCGCGCGAGACGCGGGCCGTGTTCGGTCCGCCCGTGAAGCCCGCGTCCCGCGTCATCGACGAGACGCTGAGGGACCGCGCCCTGCGCAGGGTCGTGGACGAGTGCGCCGCCGAATCGGGCCGCAAGCCGGAGAGCGTGCTGCGCGAGGCCCGGCGCAACCTGGAGGCCATCGCGGCCAAGCCCAGCCCCACGGCCCTGGCGTTCACCTCGCCGGTGCTGGAGTGGGTGTTCAACCGCATCTACGATGGCATGCACGTCGACGAGGCGGGCCTGCACCGCGCGCTCAAGGCCGCGGGCCGGGCCCCCATCGTGCTGTGCCCCAGCCACAAGAGCCACGTCGACTACCTGGTGATGAGCTGGGTGCTCTGGAACCGGGGCTACGCGGTGCCCCTGGTGGCCGCGGGCGCCAACCTCTCCTTCTGGCCCCTGGGCACGTTCTTCCGCCGCTGCGGCGCGTTCTTCCTCCGGCGCTCGTTCAAGGGCGACAAGGTCTACGCCGCGTCGTTCAAGGCCTACGTGCGCAAACTGGTGCACGACGGCATCCACCAGGAGTTCTTCCCCGAAGGTGGCCGCTCCCGCACCGGCAAGCTGCTGCTGCCCAAGCTGGGCATGTTCACCTGGCAGGTGGAGTCCGTGCTGGAAGGCGCGCGCGATGACCTCATCTTCGTGCCGGTGGCCATCGACTACGAGAAGGTCGTCGAGTCCAGCAGCTACTCGAAGGAGCTCGCGGGCGGAGAGAAGAAGCCCGAGGACATCAAGGCGCTGTTGAGCGCGCCCAAGGTCCTGGCCGCGCGCTACGGCCGCATCCACCTGGGCTTCGATGAGCCCATCTCCCTGCGCGACTTCATGAAGGCGCGTGGCATCAACCCCGACGAGCCGGTGTCGGATGAGCAGAAGAAGGGGCTCGTGCGCGCGCTGGGCAACCGGGTGATGTACGGCATCAGCAAGGTGTCCACGGTGACGCCGCACGCGCTGGTCAGCACCGCCCTGCTCGCCCACCGCCGCCGGGGCCTGACGCAGCGGGAGATGGCGGATCGCATCAACATCCTGCGCCGCATCGCCGTGGAGGAAGGCTCTCCGCAGTCGGTGGAGATGCGCAACGCGCCCAGCAACCCGGAGACGATGGGCCCCATCCAGGACGCGATGCGGACGTTCATCGCCGACGAGATGGTGCGCACCCAGGAAGCGCGCGGCGAGGTCATCTACCAGGTGGAGGAAGCACGCCGCCCGGAGATGTCCTTCTACAAGAACACGCTGATGAACCTGGTGGCCGCGCGAAGCCTCGTGGCCAACGCCCTGCTCGCCAGCGGCAGCCCCGCGCCCTACGACACGGTGAAGGAGCGCGCCCTCTTCCTGTCGCGCCTCTTCAAGGTGGAGTTCATCTACCGCGTGGGCACCACGTTCGACTCCATCTTCGCGGAGACCGTGGAACGGCTGGAGCGCATGGGCCTGGTCCTCGAGGAGAACGAGACGCTCCGCGTGGCCCCCGAGGCCCACGCCCGCCCAGACCTCGAGTTCTTCGCGGACATGCTGCGCGACTACCTGGAGGCCTACCTGCTCGCGGCGATGACGCTGCAGGATGTCGCCAACGGCGCGGCCGAGGACCGGAAGAGCTTCGTCAAGTTCGCCCTGGAGACGGGCCGCGCGGAGTACCACGCAGGCCGCATCACCGCCTCCGAGTCCCTGGCCAAGGTGACGCTGGAGAACGCCGTGGCGTACCTGCTGGACCAGAAGCTGCTCATGGAGGCCGACAAGAAGCTCACGCTGGGCCCCGCAGCGGCGGAGCCGCAGGCCCGGACGCAGCTCGTCGAGGACCTCCGGAGCTACTTGAAGCGGGCTTGA
- a CDS encoding type II CAAX endopeptidase family protein → MEDATPSDVPPPPPPGPPSDAEANTSPRWMAVAGAALALGLFILVGGTVQLANPAFGIWFTELVVFLGLGWLMLRHGGWRPIVYTGLSRAPRGATLLGFLLGVANFFALVVPIQFLAQSIAPEWLTQMFDSSRLFADQTPVELALILAGVSVAAPFCEEFFFRGIFQRGITPPPPASPTRALVISAVVFSAFHLDPVGFVARTELGLLFGWLYLRTGSLWPSIAAHAANNLVSSVIFLSAKAMGDNAGDTSDTTDPRLVLALAAIGWAGLGALLAYTRRNPLNWGPGIPASDEEAQADRPVPSLPRLLLPWVVGSTVALGALVAVDSRGMTLNFYDAQHPLPSLKEPAPPALHAERKALSALRASARRGELPMEAYYEERERQSRAHELKTAPGLKP, encoded by the coding sequence TTGGAAGACGCCACCCCCAGCGACGTACCACCGCCCCCGCCGCCAGGGCCTCCCTCTGACGCCGAGGCGAACACGTCCCCCAGATGGATGGCCGTTGCCGGCGCGGCCCTCGCGCTCGGGTTGTTCATCCTCGTGGGTGGCACCGTCCAGCTCGCGAACCCGGCCTTCGGCATCTGGTTCACCGAGCTGGTCGTGTTCCTCGGCCTGGGCTGGCTGATGCTGCGCCACGGAGGCTGGCGCCCCATCGTCTACACCGGTTTGTCACGGGCGCCGCGAGGCGCCACGCTCCTCGGCTTCCTCCTGGGCGTGGCCAACTTCTTCGCGCTGGTGGTCCCCATCCAGTTCCTGGCCCAGTCCATCGCGCCCGAGTGGCTGACGCAGATGTTCGACAGCTCGCGCCTGTTCGCGGACCAGACACCCGTGGAGCTGGCCCTCATCCTCGCGGGCGTGTCGGTGGCGGCGCCGTTCTGCGAGGAGTTCTTCTTCCGAGGGATCTTCCAACGGGGCATCACCCCGCCACCCCCGGCATCCCCCACCCGTGCCCTGGTGATTTCGGCGGTGGTGTTCAGCGCGTTCCACCTGGACCCGGTGGGCTTCGTCGCGCGCACCGAGCTGGGCCTGCTGTTCGGGTGGCTCTATCTGCGCACCGGCTCGTTGTGGCCCAGCATCGCGGCGCACGCCGCGAACAACCTGGTGTCGTCGGTCATCTTCCTGTCGGCCAAGGCCATGGGCGACAACGCGGGTGACACGTCCGATACGACGGACCCGCGCCTGGTGCTTGCCCTGGCGGCAATCGGTTGGGCCGGCCTGGGCGCCCTGCTCGCCTACACGCGAAGGAACCCGCTCAACTGGGGCCCTGGCATCCCCGCGAGCGACGAAGAGGCACAAGCAGACCGGCCCGTCCCCTCACTCCCACGGCTGCTGCTGCCCTGGGTGGTGGGCTCCACGGTGGCCCTGGGCGCGCTCGTGGCGGTGGACTCGCGAGGCATGACGCTCAACTTCTACGACGCGCAGCATCCGCTGCCCTCGCTGAAGGAACCCGCGCCGCCCGCGCTGCATGCGGAGCGCAAGGCGCTGAGCGCGCTCCGGGCCTCCGCTCGCCGCGGTGAGCTGCCGATGGAGGCCTACTACGAGGAGCGGGAGCGGCAGAGCCGGGCGCACGAACTGAAGACGGCGCCCGGCTTGAAGCCGTGA
- a CDS encoding DUF5818 domain-containing protein — MKLTGRVVFRDIETGVWVLEGDDGTTYQLAGGDRKLKQDGQRIEAEGRVDGDMLTSAMVGPVFHVSSYRFV; from the coding sequence ATGAAGCTCACCGGCCGAGTCGTCTTCCGCGACATCGAAACGGGCGTCTGGGTGCTGGAGGGCGATGACGGCACCACGTACCAGCTCGCGGGCGGGGACCGGAAGCTGAAGCAGGACGGCCAGCGCATCGAGGCCGAGGGCCGTGTCGACGGGGACATGCTCACCAGTGCCATGGTGGGCCCCGTCTTCCATGTCAGCAGCTACCGCTTCGTGTGA
- a CDS encoding S8 family serine peptidase: MRKVRWNLGGAALALTLTAACASGTREQDAPPPLSVQALDPRDVVKGAIVVDFKDGTTKAEFDAWETDWGIDLELNSVESAAVALTIAVGVDDVDAVLARIRQHPAVEAAEPLMEVRASFTPNDPRFEQQWNLRMIDMPKAWERNRGKGVVVAVLDTGIAYEDYEDFKQVPDLKGVKFVKGYDFVNDDEHANDDHGHGTHVAGTIAQATNNGEGVAGVAFEATLMPVKVLNHFGGGNTADIADAIRFAADNGADVINMSLGGGAYSQVMASAVEYARKKGVTVVAAAGNAARPQVEFPAAYPGAVAVSAVGPDGTLASYSSYGKELDIAAPGGEKRLGEQGGILQNTIDPRDPSRSIYAYYQGTSMATPHVAAVAAMLYAAGAKGPDEVEQALYAGAKKAAGHEAWTEQYGHGVLNAEASLAALGGSSVQWPPLYWALALLAVVLLTLRGRARPGYLNVLVKPAFFIPLLLATVGALFLRVWFGGADGAVGDAVQVAALPPIPDWERIIFGRGKTVNPLFYSALIPLLLSLPAIKWRGLRPAMGGLALGFAGFLAYAAWTGAPALAWMPFAFLAKPWLGFNTIICLVIGRAMLQKEEG, from the coding sequence ATGCGGAAGGTGCGATGGAACCTGGGTGGCGCGGCGCTGGCCCTGACGCTGACGGCCGCCTGCGCGTCCGGTACGCGCGAGCAGGACGCGCCGCCGCCCTTGAGTGTGCAGGCGCTCGACCCCCGGGACGTGGTGAAGGGCGCCATCGTCGTGGACTTCAAGGACGGCACCACCAAGGCGGAGTTCGACGCCTGGGAGACGGACTGGGGCATCGACCTGGAGCTCAACTCCGTGGAGAGCGCCGCCGTGGCCCTCACCATCGCCGTGGGCGTGGATGACGTCGACGCGGTGCTCGCGCGCATCCGCCAGCACCCCGCCGTCGAGGCCGCCGAGCCGCTGATGGAGGTCCGCGCCAGCTTCACGCCCAATGATCCGCGGTTCGAGCAGCAGTGGAACCTGCGGATGATCGACATGCCCAAGGCCTGGGAGCGCAACCGGGGCAAGGGCGTGGTCGTGGCGGTGCTGGATACCGGCATCGCCTACGAGGACTACGAGGACTTCAAGCAGGTGCCGGACCTCAAGGGCGTAAAGTTCGTGAAGGGCTACGACTTCGTCAACGACGACGAGCACGCCAACGACGACCACGGCCACGGCACGCACGTGGCGGGCACCATCGCGCAGGCCACCAACAATGGTGAGGGCGTGGCGGGCGTGGCCTTCGAGGCGACGCTGATGCCCGTGAAGGTGCTCAACCACTTCGGCGGCGGGAACACGGCGGACATCGCGGACGCCATCCGCTTCGCGGCGGACAACGGCGCGGACGTCATCAACATGTCGCTGGGCGGCGGCGCCTACTCGCAGGTGATGGCCAGCGCGGTGGAGTACGCGCGCAAGAAGGGCGTCACCGTGGTGGCGGCGGCGGGTAACGCCGCGCGGCCGCAGGTGGAGTTCCCCGCGGCCTATCCCGGCGCGGTGGCGGTGTCGGCGGTGGGGCCGGACGGCACGCTGGCGTCGTATTCGTCCTACGGCAAGGAGCTGGACATCGCGGCGCCCGGTGGCGAGAAGCGCCTGGGCGAGCAGGGCGGCATCCTCCAGAACACCATCGACCCGAGGGACCCGTCGCGCTCCATCTACGCGTACTACCAGGGCACCAGCATGGCCACGCCGCACGTGGCGGCCGTGGCGGCGATGCTCTACGCGGCCGGCGCCAAGGGCCCCGACGAGGTCGAGCAGGCCCTCTACGCCGGCGCGAAGAAGGCGGCGGGTCACGAGGCCTGGACCGAGCAGTACGGCCACGGCGTGCTCAACGCGGAGGCCTCGCTGGCGGCGCTGGGGGGGAGCTCGGTTCAGTGGCCGCCGCTGTACTGGGCGCTGGCGCTGCTGGCCGTGGTGCTGCTGACGCTGCGCGGCCGTGCGCGGCCCGGTTACCTCAACGTGCTGGTCAAGCCCGCCTTCTTCATCCCGCTGCTGTTGGCCACGGTGGGCGCGTTGTTCCTGCGCGTCTGGTTCGGTGGCGCTGACGGCGCGGTGGGGGACGCGGTGCAGGTGGCCGCGCTGCCGCCCATCCCCGACTGGGAGCGCATCATCTTCGGCCGGGGCAAGACGGTGAACCCGCTGTTCTACAGCGCGCTCATCCCGCTGTTGCTGTCGCTGCCGGCCATCAAGTGGCGGGGGCTGCGGCCGGCCATGGGCGGCCTGGCGCTCGGCTTCGCGGGCTTCCTGGCCTACGCGGCCTGGACGGGCGCTCCGGCGCTGGCGTGGATGCCCTTCGCGTTCCTCGCCAAGCCCTGGCTGGGCTTCAACACCATCATCTGCCTCGTCATCGGCCGCGCGATGCTCCAGAAGGAGGAGGGATGA
- a CDS encoding alpha/beta hydrolase, with amino-acid sequence MVQKGQFLERSTLVPVGRDVMEGTTHRGSRAPPLLVIPPRPDEGGGMDHVVAAELVWAAANAGFPTLRFNHRGVGGSQGQRGRDLELLADAEAAMQLLLESTGASALAVASLYGGAQVALALQAKYPTVGGLCLVAPALVDPEVFSRVTCPLLVVQGEEDTRLPRAPVSAAVARAGGDLEVIDDAGATFQRNLPQVGRAVAAWLRRLSGG; translated from the coding sequence ATGGTTCAGAAAGGCCAGTTTCTCGAGCGCTCGACGCTCGTCCCGGTGGGGCGGGACGTCATGGAGGGCACCACCCACCGGGGGAGCCGGGCACCGCCGCTGCTCGTCATTCCGCCCCGCCCGGATGAAGGGGGCGGGATGGATCACGTCGTCGCGGCGGAGCTCGTCTGGGCCGCGGCGAACGCAGGTTTCCCCACATTGCGGTTCAATCACCGGGGTGTGGGCGGGAGCCAGGGCCAGCGGGGCAGGGACTTGGAGCTGCTCGCGGATGCCGAGGCGGCCATGCAGCTCCTGCTGGAGAGCACGGGCGCGTCCGCGTTGGCGGTGGCATCCCTTTATGGCGGAGCCCAGGTGGCGCTGGCGCTCCAGGCGAAATATCCCACGGTGGGGGGCCTGTGCCTGGTGGCGCCGGCCCTGGTGGACCCGGAGGTCTTCTCCCGGGTGACGTGCCCGCTCCTGGTGGTGCAGGGGGAGGAGGACACCCGGCTGCCCAGAGCGCCCGTCTCCGCCGCTGTCGCCCGGGCCGGAGGCGATTTAGAGGTCATTGACGATGCCGGTGCCACCTTCCAGCGGAACCTTCCCCAGGTCGGGCGCGCCGTCGCGGCCTGGCTGCGGCGGCTCTCCGGCGGATGA
- a CDS encoding class I SAM-dependent rRNA methyltransferase, with translation MNVVKLELARGLGRHLRAGHPWVFRKALEYVPKIPAGSVVDLTENGKFVARGYYDPHSAIAVRVFTRDPREAVDSAFITRRVRQALSERTALIDLTDTDSYRLIHGEGDGLPGVVVDLYAGWAVMKLYSAGLTPYRPLIIEALKAGVPGLKGVIGRDEVGRDDVDEDDGRGSGKMLYGHEAPELIPIRERGATFLVDAWKGQKTGFFLDQRENRYLIRRLAKGRDVLNCFSFSGGFSVNAALGGANSVFSVDQDPEAIALARENFTRNGIPAEKHDFLAADVFKIIQSFKEEGRTFDLIILDPPAFAKTQRAVQAAIDGYASLNRQALAILRPGGLLATASCSARVNPEDFMGAVREAGFKAGVDLALVEERYQPPDHPVRLQFPEGKYLKFYVLQSV, from the coding sequence GTGAATGTCGTGAAGCTGGAGCTGGCGCGCGGATTGGGGCGCCACCTGCGCGCGGGGCACCCGTGGGTGTTCCGTAAGGCGCTGGAGTACGTGCCGAAGATTCCGGCCGGCAGCGTGGTGGACCTGACGGAGAACGGGAAGTTCGTGGCGCGCGGGTACTACGACCCGCACTCCGCCATCGCCGTGCGGGTGTTCACGCGAGACCCACGCGAAGCCGTGGACTCGGCCTTCATCACCCGCCGGGTGCGCCAGGCGCTGTCCGAGCGCACGGCCCTCATCGACCTGACCGACACGGACAGCTACCGCCTGATTCACGGCGAGGGAGATGGCCTGCCGGGCGTGGTGGTGGACCTGTATGCCGGCTGGGCGGTGATGAAGCTGTACTCAGCGGGCCTGACGCCGTACCGGCCGCTGATCATCGAGGCGCTGAAGGCCGGCGTACCGGGCCTCAAGGGCGTCATCGGCCGTGACGAAGTGGGCCGCGACGACGTGGACGAGGACGACGGCCGGGGCTCCGGGAAGATGCTCTACGGGCACGAGGCCCCGGAGCTGATTCCCATCCGCGAGCGGGGCGCGACGTTCCTCGTGGACGCCTGGAAGGGCCAGAAGACGGGCTTCTTCCTGGACCAGAGAGAGAACCGCTACCTCATCCGGCGCCTGGCGAAGGGCCGCGACGTGCTCAACTGCTTCAGCTTCAGTGGCGGCTTCTCCGTCAACGCGGCGCTGGGCGGGGCCAACAGCGTGTTCTCCGTGGATCAGGACCCGGAGGCCATCGCCCTGGCGCGGGAGAACTTCACGCGCAACGGCATCCCCGCGGAGAAGCACGACTTCCTCGCCGCGGACGTCTTCAAGATCATCCAGTCCTTCAAGGAAGAGGGCCGCACCTTCGACCTCATCATCCTGGACCCGCCGGCCTTCGCGAAGACCCAGCGCGCGGTGCAGGCGGCCATCGACGGGTACGCGTCCCTCAACCGGCAGGCGCTTGCCATCCTGCGGCCGGGGGGCCTGCTGGCCACGGCGTCGTGTTCCGCGCGCGTGAATCCGGAGGACTTCATGGGCGCGGTCCGCGAGGCGGGCTTCAAGGCCGGTGTGGACCTGGCGCTCGTCGAGGAGCGGTACCAGCCGCCGGACCACCCCGTGCGTCTGCAATTCCCGGAAGGGAAGTACCTCAAGTTCTACGTGCTGCAGTCCGTGTAG
- a CDS encoding HAD-IIB family hydrolase, protein MGASSKSTSPRPLREADLSRVEGVFTDVDGTLTTGHKLRSDTVRALERLSAAGLRVVLVSGRPAGWGEAWARQLPVDGVIVENGGLFFLKGANGRLRKVYAEAPAERVANRKRLHAEVARVLKQVPGARLSMDSAYTEVDLAVDYNEEARLGSAGADRIESLLVARGVTAVRSSIHINCWLGRFDKLSATRRFARTAWGERLDPRDGRYVYAGDSFNDAPMFAAFGLGVGVANVRAVLDRIEAPPAFITRAPEGRGFEELARAILAHKE, encoded by the coding sequence ATGGGGGCGTCCTCGAAGTCGACCTCGCCTCGCCCCCTGCGCGAGGCGGACCTGTCCCGCGTGGAGGGCGTCTTCACCGACGTGGACGGCACGCTGACCACGGGCCACAAGCTGCGCTCGGACACGGTGCGGGCGCTGGAGCGCCTGTCCGCGGCGGGCCTGCGGGTGGTGCTGGTGAGCGGCCGTCCAGCGGGGTGGGGTGAGGCCTGGGCGCGGCAGCTCCCCGTGGACGGCGTCATCGTGGAGAACGGGGGCCTGTTCTTCCTGAAGGGGGCGAATGGCCGGCTGCGGAAGGTGTACGCGGAGGCGCCGGCCGAGCGGGTGGCGAACCGGAAGCGGCTGCACGCCGAGGTGGCCCGGGTGCTGAAGCAGGTGCCCGGCGCGCGGCTGTCCATGGACAGCGCGTACACGGAAGTGGACCTCGCGGTGGATTACAACGAGGAAGCCCGGCTGGGGAGCGCAGGCGCGGACCGCATCGAGTCGCTGCTGGTGGCCCGGGGCGTCACGGCGGTGCGCTCGTCGATCCACATCAACTGCTGGCTGGGCCGCTTCGACAAGTTGAGCGCGACGCGGCGCTTCGCCCGGACGGCCTGGGGCGAACGGCTGGACCCGCGCGACGGCCGTTATGTATACGCCGGGGATTCTTTCAACGACGCCCCGATGTTCGCCGCATTTGGACTGGGCGTGGGCGTGGCCAACGTGCGAGCCGTCCTGGACCGCATCGAGGCGCCACCTGCTTTCATCACCCGGGCGCCCGAGGGGCGGGGTTTCGAGGAACTGGCTCGCGCCATCCTGGCCCATAAGGAGTGA
- a CDS encoding magnesium transporter CorA family protein, with protein MIQVCLVKDGQLLTGGEELLQEEGRKWIDVLHPTEEVLSRLAAHFGLHKLAVEDCLHLDQRPKLEEYPNHQFIVLQGFTVTGKDVCELTLHEHHFFLAQDWLISVHELPFAGHHTVVRRVKDDPQGTLIRGTDFVLYMLADTLVDAQFPILDAFSDELEDLEVSIFEKPEKSHLQRIFAMKRMLVTLRRVLSPQRDVVGLLSRRGIPNVHEKTTLYFRDVYDHLVRLYEQIDAGRDIIGNVIDGYLSMVANKTNDISKQLTIFATIFLPLSCIVGFFGQNFDRLYTPGAWYVMWASIVALPVGMIFWFKHKEWL; from the coding sequence ATGATTCAGGTCTGTCTGGTGAAAGACGGTCAACTTCTCACCGGAGGTGAAGAACTCCTCCAGGAAGAGGGCCGCAAGTGGATCGACGTCCTGCATCCGACCGAGGAGGTGTTGAGCCGGCTGGCCGCGCACTTCGGTCTGCACAAGCTGGCCGTGGAGGACTGCCTCCATCTGGACCAACGGCCCAAGCTGGAGGAATACCCCAACCACCAGTTCATCGTGCTCCAGGGATTCACCGTCACCGGCAAGGACGTGTGTGAGCTGACGCTGCACGAGCACCACTTCTTCCTCGCGCAGGACTGGCTCATCAGCGTCCACGAGCTCCCCTTCGCGGGCCACCACACCGTCGTGCGCCGCGTGAAGGACGACCCGCAAGGGACGCTCATCCGGGGCACGGACTTCGTCCTCTACATGCTGGCGGACACGCTGGTGGACGCGCAGTTCCCCATCCTCGACGCGTTCAGCGACGAGCTGGAGGACCTCGAGGTCTCCATCTTCGAGAAGCCGGAGAAGTCGCACCTGCAGCGCATCTTCGCCATGAAGCGCATGCTGGTGACGCTCCGCCGCGTGCTCTCCCCCCAGCGAGACGTGGTGGGCCTGCTGTCCCGCCGGGGCATCCCCAACGTCCACGAGAAGACGACGCTCTACTTCCGTGACGTCTATGACCACCTGGTGCGCCTGTACGAGCAGATCGACGCCGGGCGGGACATCATTGGCAACGTGATTGACGGCTACCTGTCCATGGTGGCGAACAAGACGAACGACATCTCCAAGCAGCTCACCATCTTCGCCACCATCTTCCTGCCGCTCTCATGCATCGTCGGCTTCTTCGGGCAGAACTTCGACCGGCTCTACACGCCAGGCGCCTGGTATGTGATGTGGGCCTCGATAGTGGCGCTGCCGGTGGGAATGATTTTCTGGTTCAAGCACAAAGAGTGGCTCTGA
- a CDS encoding alpha/beta fold hydrolase, translated as MLTVTVDGIPLHYRDVGQGPCVLLLHGCPLTGSSFDAQVKALSGRYRFIIPDIRGFGESPLGDGPTEMSLIARDALALLDALKIDSIVVGGVSMGGYAAMALLREDAGRVGGLVLMDTQATADDAEGKARREATAQQALESGLEPIAEAMVPKMVAAGMDSPVGREVAAMMRSTTPAGMAAAQRGMGLRPDSKDILARYAGPALIIVGEHDPITPPAKAKEMAGLITGARLEVIPGAAHLPNQEQPERVNAVLDSFLASLQGPNA; from the coding sequence ATGCTGACCGTCACCGTGGATGGCATCCCCCTGCACTACCGGGACGTGGGCCAGGGCCCTTGCGTGCTGTTGCTGCACGGGTGCCCCCTCACTGGCAGCTCTTTCGACGCGCAGGTGAAGGCCCTTTCGGGGCGCTACCGCTTCATCATCCCCGACATCCGCGGCTTCGGAGAGAGTCCACTCGGCGACGGGCCCACGGAGATGTCCCTCATCGCCCGTGACGCGCTGGCGCTGCTGGATGCGCTGAAGATTGACTCGATCGTGGTGGGCGGCGTGTCCATGGGCGGATATGCGGCCATGGCGCTGCTCCGCGAGGACGCGGGCCGCGTCGGAGGGCTCGTGCTGATGGACACGCAAGCCACGGCGGATGACGCGGAGGGCAAGGCCCGGCGTGAAGCCACCGCGCAGCAGGCCCTGGAGTCCGGGTTGGAGCCCATCGCCGAAGCCATGGTGCCCAAGATGGTCGCCGCGGGGATGGACTCGCCCGTGGGCCGGGAAGTGGCGGCGATGATGCGCTCGACCACCCCCGCGGGGATGGCCGCCGCACAACGCGGCATGGGGCTGCGGCCGGACAGCAAGGACATCCTGGCGCGCTACGCCGGGCCGGCGCTCATCATCGTCGGTGAGCACGACCCCATCACTCCGCCGGCCAAGGCGAAGGAGATGGCGGGTCTCATCACGGGCGCACGGCTGGAGGTCATTCCCGGTGCCGCGCATCTTCCCAACCAGGAGCAGCCGGAGCGGGTCAACGCCGTGCTGGACAGCTTCCTCGCCTCGCTCCAAGGCCCGAACGCCTGA
- a CDS encoding carboxymuconolactone decarboxylase family protein produces MKAVLEDVAQAPISEAEKALFAFVDTLNHRAAQVGRADIDRLKDAGWTDEAIFDTVTVCALFNFYNRWIDGTGVRDMPAEMYQRSGQRMAVAGYAQPPAKKPEE; encoded by the coding sequence GTGAAGGCGGTCCTCGAGGACGTGGCGCAAGCCCCCATCTCCGAGGCCGAGAAGGCGCTCTTTGCCTTCGTGGACACGCTCAATCACCGCGCGGCGCAGGTGGGCCGGGCGGACATCGACCGGTTGAAGGACGCGGGTTGGACGGACGAGGCCATCTTCGACACCGTGACGGTGTGCGCCCTCTTCAACTTCTACAATCGCTGGATTGATGGCACGGGCGTGCGCGACATGCCCGCGGAGATGTATCAGCGCAGTGGCCAGCGCATGGCGGTGGCGGGCTATGCGCAGCCCCCAGCGAAGAAGCCCGAGGAGTAG